In the genome of Kitasatospora cathayae, one region contains:
- a CDS encoding DNA translocase FtsK → MATRTPGNAARKPSPGPSKKAAAKAPGKPPAKKAAARRAPAKKAAAKSAPPPPPRRSVLMSALNALASPIAAIFRGFGDGAKNLHPAHRKDGLGLLLFALALVVAAGTWFSSEGWLNGAATAVVSGLFGRLDVLVPFLLAGMAIRLWRHPELPEANGRIVIGLSTLLIGILGLVHIGCGAPSMGSGATRIRAAGGIVGWAASTPMMAAAGAVLAVPLLLLLAFFGLLVVTATPVNRIGERVRGMGMRLGVVEPGPEDELHWGRTPERELSTDPPEDADPDALPFTVDTDGDDPGDEVAARRRRRRRKQAVEDDEPEAVRVSLDKEPLDPYATRDLAAGAAADLDGALVYGVPASSAVADMMHQVKDLTAAPEEPAVPAARSGGPGAPAEHGPAPVRMEQLQLGEGVTYALPSLDLLERGGPAKARSALNDEVVAQLTGTFAEFKVDAKVTGFTRGPTVTRYEVELGPAVKVERITALAKNIAYAVASPDVRIISPIPGKSAVGIEIPNRDREMVNLGDLLRSRTAAEDTHPMVVGMGKDVEGHTVMANLAKMPHILVAGATGAGKSSCINCLITSILARATPDEVRMVLVDPKRVELTAYEGIPHLITPIITNPKKAAEALQWVVREMDMRYDDLAAYGFRHVDDFNAAVRAGKVTPPLGSERELRPYPYLLVIVDELADLMMVAPRDVEDSVVRITQLARAAGIHLVLATQRPSVDVVTGLIKANVPSRLAFATSAMADSRVILDQPGAEKLIGKGDALFLPMGASKPIRMQGAFVTEAEIARVVQHCKDQLSAVYRDDVMAGAGPKKEIDEEIGDDLDLLIQAAELVVSTQFGSTSMLQRKLRVGFAKAGRLMDLMESRGIVGPSEGSKARDVLVKPDELDGVLVTLRG, encoded by the coding sequence ATGGCCACTCGTACGCCCGGAAACGCCGCACGCAAACCGAGTCCGGGACCGTCCAAGAAGGCCGCGGCCAAGGCCCCGGGCAAGCCGCCCGCCAAGAAGGCGGCCGCCCGCAGGGCCCCCGCGAAGAAGGCGGCCGCCAAGTCGGCCCCGCCACCCCCGCCGCGCCGGTCCGTGCTGATGAGCGCCCTCAACGCGCTCGCGAGCCCGATCGCCGCGATCTTCCGCGGCTTCGGCGACGGCGCCAAGAACCTCCACCCGGCCCACCGCAAGGACGGGCTCGGGCTGCTGCTGTTCGCGCTCGCGCTGGTGGTCGCCGCCGGCACCTGGTTCAGCTCGGAGGGCTGGCTGAACGGGGCGGCCACCGCCGTGGTGTCCGGGCTGTTCGGGCGGCTCGACGTGCTGGTGCCGTTCCTGCTGGCCGGGATGGCGATCCGGCTCTGGCGCCACCCGGAGCTGCCGGAGGCCAACGGCCGGATCGTGATCGGGCTGAGCACGCTGCTGATCGGCATCCTCGGCCTGGTCCACATCGGCTGCGGCGCGCCCTCGATGGGCAGCGGCGCCACCCGGATAAGGGCGGCCGGCGGGATCGTCGGCTGGGCCGCGTCCACCCCGATGATGGCCGCCGCCGGCGCGGTGCTGGCCGTGCCGCTGCTCCTGCTGCTGGCCTTCTTCGGCCTGCTGGTGGTCACCGCCACCCCGGTCAACCGGATCGGCGAGCGGGTGCGCGGGATGGGGATGAGGCTCGGCGTGGTCGAGCCCGGGCCCGAGGACGAGCTGCACTGGGGGCGTACGCCGGAGCGCGAGCTGTCCACCGATCCGCCGGAGGACGCCGACCCGGACGCGCTGCCCTTCACCGTGGACACCGACGGTGACGACCCGGGCGACGAGGTCGCCGCCCGCCGGCGCCGCCGCCGGCGCAAGCAGGCCGTCGAGGACGACGAGCCGGAGGCCGTCCGCGTCTCCCTGGACAAGGAACCGCTGGACCCGTACGCCACCCGCGACCTCGCCGCCGGCGCGGCCGCCGACCTGGACGGCGCACTGGTCTACGGCGTGCCCGCCTCCTCGGCGGTGGCGGACATGATGCACCAGGTCAAGGACCTCACCGCGGCGCCGGAGGAGCCCGCCGTCCCGGCTGCCCGCAGCGGCGGCCCGGGCGCGCCCGCGGAGCACGGCCCGGCGCCGGTGCGGATGGAGCAGCTCCAGCTCGGCGAGGGCGTCACCTACGCGCTGCCCTCGCTCGACCTGCTGGAGCGCGGCGGCCCGGCCAAGGCCCGCAGCGCCCTCAACGACGAGGTGGTCGCCCAGCTCACCGGCACCTTCGCCGAGTTCAAGGTGGACGCGAAGGTCACCGGCTTCACCCGCGGCCCGACGGTCACCCGCTACGAGGTCGAGCTCGGCCCGGCCGTCAAGGTGGAGCGGATCACCGCGCTCGCCAAGAACATCGCGTACGCGGTGGCCAGCCCGGACGTGCGGATCATCAGCCCGATCCCGGGCAAGTCCGCGGTCGGCATCGAGATCCCCAACCGGGACCGGGAGATGGTCAACCTCGGCGACCTGCTGCGCTCGCGCACGGCCGCCGAGGACACCCACCCGATGGTCGTCGGCATGGGCAAGGACGTCGAGGGCCACACCGTGATGGCCAACCTCGCCAAGATGCCGCACATCCTGGTGGCCGGTGCGACCGGCGCGGGCAAGTCGTCCTGCATCAACTGCCTGATCACCTCGATCCTCGCCCGGGCCACCCCGGACGAGGTGCGGATGGTGCTGGTCGACCCCAAGCGGGTCGAGCTGACCGCGTACGAGGGCATCCCGCACCTGATCACGCCGATCATCACCAACCCCAAGAAGGCCGCCGAGGCCCTCCAGTGGGTGGTGCGCGAGATGGACATGCGCTACGACGACCTCGCGGCGTACGGCTTCCGGCACGTGGACGACTTCAACGCGGCGGTGCGGGCCGGCAAGGTCACCCCGCCGCTGGGCAGCGAGCGGGAGCTCAGGCCGTACCCGTACCTGCTGGTGATCGTCGACGAGCTGGCCGACCTGATGATGGTCGCGCCGCGCGACGTCGAGGACTCGGTCGTCCGGATCACCCAGCTGGCCCGGGCGGCCGGCATCCACCTGGTGCTCGCCACCCAGCGGCCCTCGGTGGACGTGGTGACCGGTCTGATCAAGGCCAACGTGCCGTCCCGGCTGGCCTTCGCGACCTCCGCGATGGCCGACTCCCGGGTCATCCTGGACCAGCCCGGCGCGGAGAAGCTGATCGGCAAGGGCGACGCGCTGTTCCTGCCGATGGGCGCGAGCAAGCCGATCCGCATGCAGGGCGCGTTCGTCACCGAGGCGGAGATCGCCAGAGTGGTGCAGCACTGCAAGGACCAGCTGAGCGCCGTCTACCGGGACGACGTGATGGCCGGGGCCGGGCCGAAGAAGGAGATCGACGAGGAGATCGGCGACGACCTGGACCTGCTGATCCAGGCGGCCGAGCTGGTGGTCTCCACCCAGTTCGGGTCGACCTCGATGCTCCAGCGCAAGCTCCGGGTCGGCTTCGCCAAGGCGGGCCGGCTGATGGACCTGATGGAGTCGCGCGGCATCGTCGGTCCGAGCGAGGGCTCCAAGGCCCGCGACGTGCTGGTGAAGCCGGACGAGCTGGACGGGGTGCTGGTGACCCTGCGGGGCTGA
- a CDS encoding response regulator: MQKAKILLVDDRPENLLALEAILSALDQTLVRAASGEEALKALLTDDFAVILLDVQMPGMDGFETAAHIKRRERTRDIPIIFLTAINHGPHHTFRGYAAGAVDYISKPFDPWVLRAKVSVFVDLYVKNCQLKEQAALLRLQLEEGGGEQPALGGALLGELSARLAAVEEQAEALGKQLDGSEDAGVAATAAHLERKLVGLRRALDAMRPGTA; encoded by the coding sequence ATGCAGAAGGCGAAGATCCTCCTGGTCGACGACCGGCCGGAGAACCTCCTGGCGCTGGAGGCGATCCTGTCCGCCCTGGACCAGACGCTGGTGCGCGCCGCCTCCGGCGAGGAGGCGCTCAAGGCGCTGCTGACCGACGACTTCGCGGTGATCCTGCTGGACGTCCAGATGCCCGGGATGGACGGCTTCGAGACCGCCGCCCACATCAAGCGCCGCGAGCGCACCCGGGACATCCCGATCATCTTCCTGACCGCGATCAACCACGGCCCGCACCACACCTTCCGCGGCTACGCGGCGGGCGCGGTGGACTACATCTCCAAGCCCTTCGACCCGTGGGTGCTGCGCGCCAAGGTCTCGGTCTTCGTCGACCTGTACGTCAAGAACTGTCAGCTGAAGGAGCAGGCCGCGCTGCTGCGGCTGCAGCTGGAGGAGGGCGGCGGCGAGCAGCCGGCCCTCGGCGGGGCGCTGCTCGGCGAGCTGTCCGCGCGGCTGGCGGCGGTCGAGGAGCAGGCGGAGGCGCTGGGCAAGCAGCTGGACGGGTCCGAGGACGCCGGGGTGGCCGCCACCGCGGCGCACCTGGAGCGCAAGCTCGTCGGCCTGCGCCGGGCCCTGGACGCGATGCGCCCGGGCACCGCGTAG
- a CDS encoding HAMP domain-containing protein, with protein MRDGNFRRRLTVPGDGPLAEIAAVFNEVAERNQHLTGELARVRRAVGREGRLNERLETGAGEGAWMAAVDNCNALIDDLARPMAEVGRVLTSIAEGDLDQKMELRSLHSNGVSHPLRGEYLKIGRTVNGLVDQLSEFTDEVTRVAREVGTEGKLGGQAKVRSVSGSWKDLADSVNTMAGRLTAQVRNIAQVTTAVAKGDLSRKVTVDVAGEMLELKNTVNTMVDQLNGFAAQVTTVARDVGTEGRLGGQAQVPGVAGVWRELTDSVNFMADNLTGQVRNIAQVTTAVARGDLSQKIEVDARGEMLELKNTINTMVDQLSGFAEQVTRVARQVGTEGRLGGQAQVPWAAGVWRDLTDNVNFMANNLTDQVRNIAQVTTAVAKGDLSQKIQVDARGEILELKNTINTMVDQLSSFADEVTRVARDVGTEGILGGQASVPGVSGTWKDLTNSVNLMANNLTSQVRNIAEVTTAVARGDVSKKITVDARGEILELVTTVNTMVDQLSAFADEVTRVAREVGTEGILGGQARVRGVSGIWKDLTDNVNFMASNLTGQVRNIAEVASAVARGDLSKKITIDAQGEIATLAGTLNTMVDQLSAFAVEVTRVAREVGTDGTLGGQASVPGVAGIWKDLTDNVNQMANNLTGQVRNIALVITAVARGDLSQKIDVDARGEILQLKTNINTMVDQLSAFADEVTRVAREVGTDGRLGGQARVPGVDGTWQDLTESVNELANNLTRQVRAIAQVATAVTRGDLSLRIDVDAAGELDELKDNINQMIANLRETTRTNQEQDWLKTNLARISGLLQGRRDLEAVASLIMTELTPVVSAQHGAFFLAQPAGRTAELITEDDDENDTVLRLIGSYGYQRRAMPTTFRPGESLIGQAAVEKRAIIVKEAPPGYLKIASGLGEASPTHIVVLPVLFEGRLLGVIELATFSSFTTVALDFLNQIADLIGVTVNTISVNTKTEGLLLESQRLTAELSMRSAELEARQEELERTNEELQEKAEQLAQQNRDIEIKNSEIEEARQVLEERAEQLALASRYKSEFLANMSHELRTPLNSLLILAKLLSDNNEGNLSPKQVEFADTIHGAGSDLLQLINDILDLSKVEAGKMDVRPSRIALVQLVDYVEATFQPVAVDKNLDFAVRVSPALPVTLHTDEQRLQQVLRNLISNAVKFTDNGGVDFSISPAGRDVPQHVRERLLEFGSIQGPDDELIAFSVSDTGIGIPGNKLREIFEAFKQADGTTSRKYGGTGLGLSISREIARLLGGEIHAESELGEGSTFTLYLPLRTDAPDAPAERPVERPATPNPPAPRASVGVTPVGLPVPVGESPADHWAQEVREMAEERRRGAMERRRNAALESAAAPRVVEPVQQPRPVRGDTRFDGQQVLIVDDDVRNVFALTSVLEQHGLTVLYAENGREGIEMLEQHEHVALVLMDIMMPEMDGYATTEAIRRMPQFAGLPIIALTAKAMKGDREKSLQAGATDHITKPVETDHLLSVMSEWLNGDRARE; from the coding sequence ATGCGGGACGGCAACTTCCGGCGCCGGCTGACGGTCCCGGGTGACGGGCCGCTGGCGGAGATCGCCGCGGTGTTCAACGAGGTCGCCGAGCGCAACCAGCACCTGACCGGTGAACTGGCCCGGGTGCGGCGGGCGGTGGGTCGCGAGGGCCGGCTGAACGAGCGTCTGGAGACCGGTGCGGGCGAGGGCGCCTGGATGGCGGCCGTCGACAACTGCAACGCGCTGATCGACGACCTGGCCCGTCCGATGGCCGAGGTGGGCCGGGTGCTGACCTCGATCGCCGAGGGCGACCTGGACCAGAAGATGGAGCTGCGCTCGCTGCACAGCAACGGGGTGAGCCACCCGCTGCGCGGCGAGTACCTGAAGATCGGCCGGACCGTCAACGGACTGGTGGACCAACTCTCGGAGTTCACCGACGAGGTGACCCGGGTGGCCCGCGAGGTGGGCACCGAGGGCAAGCTCGGCGGGCAGGCCAAGGTCCGCAGCGTGTCCGGCAGTTGGAAGGACCTGGCGGACTCGGTCAACACCATGGCGGGCCGGCTGACCGCGCAGGTGCGCAACATCGCCCAGGTGACCACGGCGGTGGCCAAGGGCGACCTGTCCCGCAAGGTGACCGTCGACGTGGCCGGCGAGATGCTGGAGCTGAAGAACACCGTCAACACGATGGTGGACCAGCTGAACGGCTTCGCCGCGCAGGTCACCACGGTGGCCCGGGACGTCGGTACGGAGGGGCGGCTCGGCGGTCAGGCGCAGGTGCCGGGCGTGGCCGGGGTGTGGCGCGAGCTGACCGACTCGGTGAACTTCATGGCCGACAACCTGACCGGCCAGGTGCGCAACATCGCCCAGGTGACCACGGCGGTGGCGCGCGGGGACCTCTCGCAGAAGATCGAGGTGGACGCGCGCGGCGAGATGCTGGAGCTGAAGAACACCATCAACACGATGGTGGACCAGCTCTCCGGCTTCGCCGAACAGGTGACCCGGGTGGCCCGCCAGGTGGGCACCGAGGGGCGGCTCGGCGGTCAGGCCCAGGTGCCCTGGGCGGCCGGGGTGTGGCGGGACCTGACCGACAACGTCAACTTCATGGCGAACAACCTGACCGACCAGGTGCGCAACATCGCCCAGGTGACCACCGCGGTCGCCAAGGGCGACCTGTCGCAGAAGATCCAGGTGGACGCGCGCGGGGAGATCCTGGAGCTGAAGAACACCATCAACACGATGGTCGACCAGCTCTCCTCCTTCGCCGACGAGGTGACCAGGGTGGCCCGGGACGTCGGCACCGAGGGCATCCTCGGCGGTCAGGCGAGCGTGCCCGGGGTGTCCGGGACGTGGAAGGACCTGACCAACAGCGTCAACCTGATGGCCAACAACCTGACCAGTCAGGTCCGCAACATCGCCGAGGTGACCACGGCGGTGGCGCGCGGCGACGTGTCGAAGAAGATCACCGTCGACGCCCGGGGCGAGATCCTGGAGCTGGTGACCACCGTCAACACCATGGTCGACCAGCTGTCGGCCTTCGCCGACGAGGTCACGCGAGTGGCCCGCGAGGTGGGCACCGAGGGCATCCTGGGCGGCCAGGCGCGGGTGCGCGGGGTGTCGGGGATCTGGAAGGACCTGACCGACAACGTCAACTTCATGGCCTCGAACCTGACCGGACAGGTGCGCAACATCGCCGAGGTCGCCTCCGCGGTGGCCCGCGGCGACCTCTCCAAGAAGATCACCATCGATGCCCAGGGCGAGATCGCGACGCTCGCCGGGACCCTGAACACCATGGTCGACCAGCTGTCCGCGTTCGCGGTGGAGGTCACCAGGGTGGCCCGCGAGGTCGGCACCGACGGCACCCTGGGCGGTCAGGCGAGCGTGCCGGGCGTGGCCGGCATCTGGAAGGACCTGACCGACAACGTCAACCAGATGGCCAACAACCTCACCGGCCAGGTCCGCAACATCGCGCTGGTGATCACGGCGGTCGCCCGCGGTGACCTCTCGCAGAAGATCGACGTCGACGCGCGCGGCGAGATCCTCCAGCTGAAGACCAACATCAACACCATGGTCGACCAGCTCTCCGCCTTCGCCGACGAGGTCACCCGGGTCGCCCGCGAGGTGGGCACCGACGGGCGGCTCGGTGGCCAGGCCCGGGTGCCCGGGGTGGACGGCACCTGGCAGGACCTCACCGAGTCGGTGAACGAGCTGGCCAACAACCTGACCCGGCAGGTGCGTGCGATCGCCCAGGTCGCCACCGCGGTGACCAGGGGCGACCTGAGCCTGCGGATCGACGTGGACGCCGCCGGGGAGCTCGACGAGCTCAAGGACAACATCAACCAGATGATCGCCAACCTGCGCGAGACCACCCGCACCAACCAGGAGCAGGACTGGCTCAAGACCAACCTGGCCCGGATCTCCGGCCTGCTGCAGGGCCGCCGGGACCTCGAGGCGGTCGCCTCGCTGATCATGACCGAGCTGACCCCGGTGGTCTCCGCCCAGCACGGCGCCTTCTTCCTCGCCCAGCCGGCCGGCCGCACCGCCGAACTGATCACCGAGGACGACGACGAGAACGACACCGTGCTGCGCCTGATCGGCAGCTACGGCTACCAGCGGCGGGCGATGCCGACCACCTTCCGGCCGGGCGAGTCGCTGATCGGCCAGGCGGCGGTGGAGAAGCGGGCGATCATCGTCAAGGAGGCGCCGCCCGGGTACCTCAAGATCGCCTCCGGCCTCGGCGAGGCCTCGCCGACCCACATCGTGGTGCTGCCGGTGCTGTTCGAGGGCCGGCTGCTGGGCGTGATCGAGCTGGCCACCTTCAGCTCCTTCACCACCGTCGCGCTGGACTTCCTCAACCAGATCGCCGACCTGATCGGCGTCACCGTCAACACCATCAGCGTCAACACCAAGACCGAGGGCCTGCTACTGGAGTCCCAGCGGCTCACCGCCGAACTCTCCATGCGGTCCGCCGAATTGGAGGCGCGTCAGGAGGAACTGGAGCGCACCAACGAGGAGTTGCAGGAGAAGGCCGAGCAACTCGCCCAGCAGAACCGCGACATCGAGATCAAGAACAGCGAGATCGAGGAGGCCCGGCAGGTCCTGGAGGAGCGCGCCGAGCAGCTCGCCCTGGCCTCCCGGTACAAGAGCGAGTTCCTCGCCAACATGTCGCACGAGCTGCGCACCCCGCTCAACTCGCTGCTGATCCTGGCCAAGCTGCTCTCCGACAACAACGAGGGCAACCTCTCGCCCAAGCAGGTCGAGTTCGCCGACACCATCCACGGCGCCGGCTCCGACCTGCTCCAGCTGATCAACGACATCCTGGACCTGTCCAAGGTCGAGGCCGGCAAGATGGACGTCCGCCCGAGCCGGATCGCCCTGGTCCAGCTGGTCGACTACGTCGAGGCCACCTTCCAGCCGGTCGCCGTCGACAAGAACCTGGACTTCGCGGTGCGGGTCTCGCCCGCCCTGCCGGTCACCCTGCACACCGACGAGCAGCGGCTCCAGCAGGTGCTGCGCAACCTGATCTCCAACGCGGTCAAGTTCACCGACAACGGCGGCGTCGACTTCTCGATCAGCCCGGCCGGCCGGGACGTCCCGCAGCACGTGCGCGAGCGGCTGCTGGAGTTCGGCTCGATCCAGGGCCCGGACGACGAGCTGATCGCCTTCTCGGTCTCCGACACCGGCATCGGCATCCCCGGCAACAAGCTGCGGGAGATCTTCGAGGCGTTCAAGCAGGCCGACGGCACCACCAGCCGCAAGTACGGCGGCACCGGCCTCGGCCTGTCGATCAGCCGCGAGATCGCCCGGCTGCTCGGCGGCGAGATCCACGCCGAGAGCGAGCTGGGCGAGGGCTCGACCTTCACGCTCTACCTGCCGCTGCGCACCGACGCCCCGGACGCGCCCGCCGAGCGGCCGGTCGAGCGGCCGGCCACCCCGAACCCGCCGGCGCCGCGCGCCTCGGTCGGGGTGACCCCGGTGGGCCTGCCGGTGCCGGTCGGCGAGAGTCCGGCCGACCACTGGGCCCAGGAGGTCCGGGAGATGGCCGAGGAGCGCCGCCGCGGGGCGATGGAGCGCCGGCGCAACGCCGCCCTGGAGAGCGCCGCCGCGCCCCGGGTGGTGGAGCCCGTGCAGCAGCCCCGCCCGGTCCGCGGCGACACCCGCTTCGACGGCCAGCAGGTGCTGATCGTGGACGACGACGTGCGCAACGTGTTCGCCCTGACCAGCGTGCTGGAACAGCACGGGCTGACCGTGCTGTACGCGGAGAACGGCCGCGAGGGCATCGAGATGCTGGAGCAGCACGAGCACGTGGCGCTGGTCCTGATGGACATCATGATGCCGGAGATGGACGGCTACGCGACCACCGAGGCGATCCGCCGGATGCCCCAGTTCGCCGGTCTGCCGATCATCGCGCTGACCGCCAAGGCGATGAAGGGCGACCGGGAGAAGTCGCTGCAGGCGGGCGCCACCGACCACATCACCAAGCCGGTGGAGACCGACCACCTGCTGTCGGTGATGTCGGAGTGGCTGAACGGCGACCGCGCGCGCGAGTGA
- a CDS encoding SpoIIE family protein phosphatase, which yields MERCTGPRPDPAPPLTPTARPGRSAPHPGQSGPEQQRRSGNVVTARAAATFDPDGRSAAAARGFVRDALLGWGLPEVVDDAVVLVSELVTNAVVHAGTAAEVCCLREEQTVRIEVTDHHPERGLPSLGDGPVSASDRYADPDGEGGRGLLMCSALAERWGVEYAAGQKTVWFRLTLPAHVTGTRYAVPATPGSDLPSGPGPVHVAVVQLDEDGRVLAWNPDAEALFHHPAATVLGRPWADLAVWPQTPGHGPGLTDTLRLARWEGGYGLRLPDGEEVEVYGVQVRVRDTEGVPSTLCLLVLEPDRAVLRSPARALPGERADAAGPRLDLLAGPVVTDDLDTLLQRTVERARDLLDADAAYLLLTTDDETEFEVRAATGLTTGHRRHARFPVGTGNRYDSARLPSVHEDLTARPTGLPLLAGSGMRSLVTVPLKVEGRLIGSLGIATAAPGRYDNEDALRLQFAADRVALAVESTRLTELERLRRGSLSFLVEASDLLAGTLEHEQTLALMAQMAVPTLASWCAVYTNGDHGSSAGLAFVLHEDEDRIDPLRDLLDKTPSPGAGPTHGVRFWTTPTETAAARGLTDSPELAGLLGETVVLPLTARNRVIGLLALGVPAGVRFRQEILELAEDLSRRAALALDNSRLYSERTATSQALQRSLLPPDLPEIPGVEVDVYYQAAGEGNEVGGDFYDLFTIREGTYGFAIGDVCGTGPEAASVTGLARHSLRLLAREGLDAPQVLRRLNAAILDEGSRSRFLTLLYGELTPRPDGSTELSLVCAGHPLPLRLRTDGQVDRAATPQPLLGVMDDLELTAEHLVLSPGEVLLCVTDGVTERREGRRMLGDDGLAEVLTGCTGLTAGAVAMRVQRAVERFAPEPPSDDMAILTLRVPHQRQS from the coding sequence GTGGAGCGCTGCACCGGGCCACGACCCGACCCAGCGCCGCCGCTCACCCCGACGGCGCGCCCGGGGAGGTCGGCGCCGCACCCCGGACAGTCAGGGCCAGAGCAGCAGAGGAGAAGTGGCAACGTGGTCACCGCGCGCGCAGCCGCCACCTTCGACCCCGACGGCCGGTCCGCGGCCGCCGCCCGGGGCTTCGTCCGGGACGCGCTGCTCGGCTGGGGCCTGCCCGAGGTCGTCGACGACGCCGTCGTCCTGGTCAGCGAACTCGTCACCAACGCCGTCGTGCATGCCGGCACCGCCGCCGAGGTCTGTTGCCTGCGCGAGGAGCAGACCGTCCGGATCGAGGTCACCGACCACCACCCCGAGCGCGGCCTGCCCTCCCTCGGCGACGGGCCGGTCTCCGCCTCCGACCGCTACGCCGACCCCGACGGCGAGGGCGGTCGCGGCCTGCTGATGTGCTCCGCGCTCGCCGAGCGCTGGGGCGTCGAGTACGCGGCCGGGCAGAAGACCGTCTGGTTCCGGCTCACCCTGCCCGCACACGTGACCGGCACCCGCTACGCCGTTCCGGCCACCCCCGGCAGCGACCTGCCCAGCGGCCCCGGACCGGTGCACGTCGCCGTCGTCCAGCTCGACGAGGACGGCCGCGTGCTGGCCTGGAACCCCGACGCCGAGGCGCTCTTCCACCACCCCGCCGCCACCGTCCTCGGCCGCCCCTGGGCCGACCTCGCGGTCTGGCCGCAGACCCCCGGCCACGGCCCCGGCCTCACCGACACCCTCCGGCTGGCCCGCTGGGAGGGCGGCTACGGCCTGCGGCTGCCCGACGGCGAGGAAGTCGAGGTGTACGGCGTCCAGGTGCGCGTGCGCGACACCGAGGGCGTCCCCTCCACCCTCTGCCTGCTCGTCCTCGAACCCGACCGCGCCGTGCTGCGCTCCCCCGCCCGCGCCCTGCCCGGCGAGCGCGCCGACGCGGCCGGACCCCGGCTCGACCTGCTGGCCGGCCCGGTCGTCACCGACGACCTCGACACCCTGCTCCAGCGCACGGTCGAACGCGCCCGCGACCTGCTCGACGCCGACGCCGCCTACCTGCTGCTCACCACCGACGACGAGACCGAGTTCGAGGTCCGCGCCGCCACCGGCCTCACCACCGGGCACCGCCGGCATGCCCGCTTCCCGGTCGGGACCGGCAACCGCTACGACTCCGCCCGGCTGCCCTCCGTCCACGAGGACCTCACCGCCCGCCCCACCGGCCTGCCCCTGCTGGCCGGCAGCGGCATGCGCTCCCTGGTCACCGTCCCGCTCAAGGTCGAGGGCCGCCTCATCGGCTCGCTCGGCATCGCCACCGCCGCCCCCGGCCGCTACGACAACGAGGACGCGCTGCGCCTGCAGTTCGCCGCCGACCGGGTCGCCCTGGCCGTCGAGAGCACCCGGCTGACCGAGCTCGAACGACTGCGCCGCGGCTCGCTCTCCTTCCTCGTCGAGGCCTCCGACCTGCTGGCCGGCACCCTCGAACACGAGCAGACCCTCGCGCTGATGGCGCAGATGGCCGTCCCCACCCTCGCCTCCTGGTGCGCCGTCTACACCAACGGCGACCACGGCTCCTCGGCCGGCCTCGCCTTCGTCCTGCACGAGGACGAGGACCGGATCGACCCGCTGCGCGACCTGCTCGACAAGACCCCCTCCCCCGGGGCCGGACCCACCCACGGCGTCCGCTTCTGGACCACGCCCACCGAGACCGCCGCCGCCCGGGGCCTCACCGACAGCCCCGAACTCGCCGGCCTGCTCGGCGAGACCGTCGTCCTGCCGCTGACCGCCCGCAATCGGGTCATCGGCCTGCTCGCCCTCGGCGTCCCGGCCGGCGTCCGGTTCCGCCAGGAGATCCTCGAACTCGCCGAGGACCTCTCCCGCCGGGCCGCCCTCGCCCTCGACAACTCCCGCCTCTACTCCGAGCGCACCGCCACCAGCCAGGCCCTGCAGCGCAGCCTGCTGCCGCCGGACCTGCCCGAGATCCCGGGCGTCGAGGTGGACGTCTACTACCAGGCCGCGGGCGAGGGCAACGAGGTCGGCGGCGACTTCTACGACCTGTTCACCATCCGCGAGGGCACCTACGGCTTCGCCATCGGCGACGTCTGCGGCACCGGCCCCGAGGCCGCCTCCGTCACCGGCCTGGCCCGGCACTCGCTGCGCCTGCTCGCCCGCGAGGGCCTGGACGCCCCGCAGGTGCTGCGCCGGCTCAACGCGGCCATCCTGGACGAGGGTTCGCGCAGCCGCTTCCTCACCCTGCTCTACGGCGAACTGACGCCCCGCCCGGACGGCAGCACCGAACTGTCCCTGGTCTGCGCCGGCCACCCGCTGCCGCTGAGACTGCGCACCGACGGCCAGGTCGACCGGGCCGCCACCCCGCAGCCGCTGCTCGGCGTCATGGACGACCTCGAGCTCACCGCCGAGCACCTGGTGCTCTCCCCCGGTGAAGTCCTGCTCTGCGTCACCGACGGCGTCACCGAACGCCGGGAGGGCCGACGGATGTTGGGCGACGACGGCCTCGCCGAGGTGCTCACCGGCTGCACCGGCCTGACCGCCGGCGCGGTCGCGATGCGGGTGCAGCGCGCGGTCGAACGCTTCGCCCCGGAGCCGCCGTCCGACGACATGGCGATCCTGACCCTGCGGGTGCCCCACCAGCGTCAGTCCTGA
- a CDS encoding GPR1/FUN34/YaaH family transporter, with product MSNDATGATNARSTGADAGNLGYLALGLTLLAYGLLSTGILHGTGVGDAAHLAHLLGGVTLFIAGLWQLRRGEGFTGTAFTSLGAFWATWSVAGGASKNAAGLFLLLWALLALSLTAASWGAGLFSRAVYGLFTLSLALSAIAVLGGYSGLGKAAGWIAAIAGLVAWYWATSALSNGSWGKLALPVK from the coding sequence GTGAGCAACGACGCTACCGGGGCAACGAACGCCCGCTCCACCGGAGCCGACGCGGGTAACCTCGGCTACCTCGCCCTCGGCCTGACACTGCTCGCCTACGGTCTGCTCTCCACCGGGATCCTGCACGGCACCGGCGTCGGGGACGCGGCCCACCTCGCCCACCTGCTCGGCGGCGTCACCCTCTTCATCGCGGGTCTCTGGCAGCTCCGCCGCGGCGAGGGCTTCACCGGAACCGCCTTCACCAGCCTCGGTGCCTTCTGGGCGACCTGGTCGGTGGCGGGCGGCGCGAGCAAGAACGCCGCCGGCCTGTTCCTGCTGCTGTGGGCCCTGCTCGCCCTCAGCCTCACCGCCGCCAGTTGGGGCGCGGGCCTGTTCAGCCGCGCCGTCTACGGCCTGTTCACGCTCTCCCTCGCGCTGAGCGCCATCGCGGTCTTGGGCGGCTACAGCGGCCTCGGCAAGGCCGCCGGCTGGATCGCGGCCATAGCCGGGCTCGTCGCCTGGTACTGGGCCACCTCCGCGCTGAGCAACGGCTCCTGGGGGAAGCTCGCCCTGCCGGTCAAGTGA